One genomic segment of Erythrobacter sp. THAF29 includes these proteins:
- a CDS encoding beta-galactosidase produces MKLGCCYYPEHWPETQWADDARRMAEMGLSLVRIGEFAWSRIEPEPGRFEWGWLDRAVETLHAAGLDVILGTPTATPPKWLVDSMPDMVAIDEQGHPRGFGSRRHYCFSHTGYRAESQRITRALAERYGKHPAIAMWQTDNEYGCHDTVLAFSGAAAARFREWLEARYGTVDALNAAWGNVFWSMEYRGFDEIDPPNLTVTEANPAHWLDYRRFASDEVASFNLEQVEILREHSAAPITHNFMGFFTEFDHHAVGREIDIASWDSYPLGFLEQFWFSEDEKRDYLRQGHPDIAAFHHDLYRGCANGRWGVMEQQPGPVNWARFNPAPLPGMVRLWTLEAMAHGAEFLSYFRWRQAPFAQEQMHAGLLRPDSSEAEAASEAREAAQAIERIGEQKTAAASAALVFSYEAAWVCGIQPQGRSFRYLELVYEWYSALRRQGLDVDIVSPDAALDFYRMVLVPTLPIAPSAFADKLADFGGASLIGPRSGSKTESFTIPPGLPPGDLRPILPLTVTRVESLRDGVQESGDGWTISRWIEDIESDLEPEFALPGGRGVVFRNDGIRYCAAWPDRSLLDRLVTAMATEAGVETVALPEGLRIRRTATHLFAFNYSASPVRFDLTGEVIDPGGVSITALEG; encoded by the coding sequence ATGAAGCTAGGTTGTTGCTATTATCCCGAACATTGGCCCGAGACGCAATGGGCGGACGATGCGCGGCGCATGGCCGAAATGGGGCTGTCGCTGGTGCGGATCGGGGAATTTGCCTGGAGCCGGATCGAGCCGGAACCGGGCCGGTTCGAATGGGGCTGGCTCGACCGCGCTGTCGAAACTCTCCACGCGGCAGGCCTCGATGTCATCCTCGGCACCCCCACCGCGACCCCGCCCAAATGGCTGGTCGATTCGATGCCGGACATGGTCGCGATCGATGAACAGGGCCACCCGCGCGGCTTCGGATCGCGGCGGCATTACTGCTTCTCCCACACCGGATATCGCGCCGAGAGCCAAAGGATCACGCGCGCGCTCGCGGAGCGTTATGGCAAGCACCCGGCAATCGCCATGTGGCAGACCGACAACGAATATGGCTGCCACGACACCGTCCTGGCGTTCTCCGGGGCCGCAGCCGCGCGCTTCCGCGAATGGCTGGAGGCGCGATACGGCACGGTCGATGCACTCAACGCCGCGTGGGGCAATGTCTTCTGGAGCATGGAATATCGCGGCTTCGACGAAATCGACCCGCCCAATCTCACCGTGACGGAGGCCAACCCGGCCCACTGGCTCGATTATCGCCGCTTCGCCTCCGACGAGGTGGCGAGCTTCAACCTTGAACAGGTCGAGATCCTGCGCGAGCATTCCGCCGCTCCGATCACGCACAATTTCATGGGCTTCTTCACCGAGTTCGACCACCACGCAGTCGGGCGCGAAATCGATATCGCCTCGTGGGACAGCTACCCGCTCGGATTTCTCGAACAGTTCTGGTTTTCGGAAGACGAAAAGCGCGACTATCTGCGGCAGGGCCACCCTGACATCGCAGCCTTCCACCACGACCTTTACCGCGGCTGCGCGAACGGGCGATGGGGGGTGATGGAGCAGCAGCCGGGGCCGGTGAACTGGGCGCGGTTCAATCCCGCACCGCTCCCCGGCATGGTCAGGCTGTGGACGCTCGAGGCGATGGCGCACGGTGCCGAATTCCTGAGCTATTTCCGGTGGCGGCAGGCTCCGTTTGCGCAAGAGCAGATGCATGCCGGGCTCCTGCGTCCGGACAGCAGCGAGGCCGAGGCAGCGAGCGAGGCCCGCGAGGCTGCGCAGGCGATCGAGAGGATCGGCGAACAAAAGACGGCGGCAGCGAGCGCCGCGCTCGTCTTTTCCTATGAGGCCGCCTGGGTGTGCGGCATCCAGCCACAGGGCCGCAGCTTCCGCTATCTCGAGCTGGTTTATGAATGGTATTCCGCGCTGCGCCGGCAGGGGCTCGATGTCGATATCGTGTCGCCCGATGCCGCGCTCGACTTCTACCGCATGGTCCTCGTGCCGACCCTGCCGATTGCGCCGAGCGCCTTTGCCGATAAACTTGCAGACTTTGGCGGTGCTTCACTGATCGGTCCGCGCTCGGGCAGCAAGACCGAAAGCTTCACTATTCCCCCAGGTCTTCCTCCCGGCGATCTGCGGCCAATCCTGCCGTTGACCGTCACACGGGTGGAAAGCCTGCGCGACGGCGTGCAAGAATCCGGCGACGGGTGGACGATCTCGCGCTGGATCGAGGACATCGAAAGCGATCTGGAACCCGAGTTTGCGCTTCCCGGCGGGCGCGGTGTCGTGTTCAGGAACGACGGCATCCGTTACTGCGCAGCCTGGCCCGACCGCTCGCTGCTCGACCGGCTCGTTACCGCGATGGCTACCGAGGCGGGCGTCGAAACAGTCGCCCTGCCCGAAGGCCTGCGCATAAGGCGCACAGCGACCCACCTGTTCGCATTCAACTATTCGGCAAGTCCCGTGCGCTTCGACCTCACGGGCGAAGTGATTGACCCTGGGGGCGTTTCGATTACGGCGCTCGAAGGATGA
- a CDS encoding Gfo/Idh/MocA family protein, protein MSETRTYAIIGCGMMGREHMRNLALVPGAQLVAIADPDPGSREAAGNLAARLGQDVRLFSDNEAMLAEAKPDAVIIASPNFTHFDVVKPVMATGSAILLEKPMCTTVGDALALAKAARDHAGLFWVGLEYRYMPPVTSFIERVHSGEAGEIKMLAIREHRFPFLPKVGDWNRFNRNTGGTLVEKCCHFFDLMRHILEDEPVRVLASGAQDVNHLDEAYDGEVPDIIDNAFVLVDFTRGARAMLDLCMFAEGSAQQEEISAVGPVGKLEVKLPAGEVTWSPRDRSGPVVTHVETPANALAAGDHHGATFFQQRDFHAALVKGSSPLITARDGYRSVVMGAAAQQSIATGNPVDIQFDEEV, encoded by the coding sequence ATGAGCGAGACCCGCACCTATGCGATAATCGGCTGCGGCATGATGGGCCGCGAGCACATGCGCAATCTCGCGCTCGTGCCCGGCGCGCAGCTGGTCGCGATTGCCGATCCCGATCCGGGTTCTCGCGAGGCTGCCGGGAATCTGGCCGCCCGGCTCGGGCAGGATGTGCGCCTTTTCTCCGATAACGAGGCCATGCTTGCCGAGGCAAAGCCCGACGCGGTCATCATTGCATCGCCCAATTTCACCCATTTCGATGTGGTGAAGCCCGTGATGGCGACAGGCTCTGCGATCCTGCTCGAAAAGCCGATGTGCACGACGGTGGGGGATGCCCTGGCGCTCGCGAAAGCCGCCCGCGACCATGCCGGTCTCTTCTGGGTCGGACTCGAATACCGCTACATGCCGCCTGTCACCTCCTTCATCGAGCGAGTTCATTCAGGCGAGGCGGGCGAAATCAAGATGCTCGCGATCCGCGAACACCGCTTCCCCTTCCTGCCCAAGGTCGGCGACTGGAACCGGTTCAACCGCAACACCGGCGGCACGCTGGTGGAGAAGTGCTGCCATTTCTTCGACCTCATGCGCCATATCCTCGAAGACGAGCCGGTGCGGGTCCTCGCCAGCGGCGCGCAGGACGTGAACCACCTCGACGAGGCCTATGACGGCGAGGTGCCGGACATCATCGACAACGCTTTCGTGCTGGTCGATTTTACACGCGGCGCGCGCGCCATGCTCGATCTTTGCATGTTTGCCGAGGGTTCGGCGCAGCAGGAGGAGATCAGCGCGGTCGGTCCGGTGGGCAAGCTCGAGGTGAAGCTTCCTGCGGGCGAGGTCACCTGGTCGCCGCGCGATCGCTCGGGTCCGGTCGTCACCCATGTCGAGACACCGGCGAACGCGCTCGCGGCAGGCGATCACCACGGTGCGACCTTCTTCCAGCAGCGTGATTTTCACGCGGCACTGGTAAAGGGATCATCGCCGCTTATTACTGCGCGCGACGGCTATCGCTCGGTGGTGATGGGTGCCGCCGCGCAGCAAAGCATCGCCACCGGCAATCCGGTCGACATCCAATTCGACGAAGAGGTCTGA
- a CDS encoding aldo/keto reductase, with protein MLNGMPRIGFGLWKIPQEETADCVVEAVRAGYRHFDSAADYANEEQTGEGLARAMSEGLAGREDLWVTSKLWNTFHAPEHVEEACRKSLSDLRLDYLDLYLVHFPIALRHVPIEKRYPPEWVYDPDAQNPRMERAAIPLHETWAAMEALVDSGLVKNIGVCNYNTALIHDLMSYARIKPAMLQIESHPYLTQERLIRLAGDYGIDVTAFSPLGAQSYFELDMASEGESLLKAAPVMVAADAHGKTPAQVLLRWGIQRGTAIIPKTTKPDRMRENLAIDDFKLSQVEMAAISALNQNRRFNDPGTFTEVAFNTFHPIYD; from the coding sequence GTGCTCAATGGAATGCCCCGTATCGGCTTCGGCCTCTGGAAAATCCCGCAGGAGGAGACCGCCGATTGCGTGGTCGAGGCGGTGCGCGCGGGCTATCGGCATTTCGACAGCGCAGCCGATTACGCCAACGAGGAGCAGACCGGCGAAGGGTTGGCGCGGGCCATGTCGGAGGGGTTGGCCGGCCGCGAAGACCTTTGGGTCACGTCGAAACTGTGGAACACCTTTCACGCGCCCGAGCATGTCGAGGAGGCCTGCCGCAAATCGCTCTCGGACCTGCGGCTCGATTATCTCGATCTCTATCTCGTCCACTTTCCGATCGCGCTTCGCCATGTCCCGATCGAGAAGCGATATCCGCCCGAATGGGTCTACGATCCCGACGCGCAGAATCCCCGGATGGAGCGCGCTGCCATTCCGCTTCACGAGACATGGGCGGCGATGGAGGCGCTGGTCGATTCAGGCCTCGTGAAGAATATCGGCGTGTGCAACTACAACACGGCGCTCATCCATGACCTGATGAGCTATGCGCGGATCAAGCCCGCAATGCTCCAGATCGAAAGCCATCCCTACCTCACGCAGGAAAGGCTGATCCGGCTTGCGGGCGATTATGGTATCGATGTCACCGCCTTTTCCCCGCTGGGCGCACAAAGCTATTTCGAGCTCGACATGGCGAGCGAGGGGGAAAGCCTCTTGAAAGCCGCCCCGGTCATGGTCGCCGCCGATGCGCACGGAAAGACACCGGCGCAGGTTCTGCTGCGCTGGGGCATCCAGCGCGGCACCGCGATCATTCCCAAGACCACCAAGCCTGATCGGATGCGCGAGAACCTCGCCATCGACGATTTCAAGCTGTCTCAGGTCGAGATGGCGGCGATCAGCGCATTGAACCAGAACCGCCGGTTCAACGATCCCGGCACTTTCACCGAAGTCGCCTTCAACACGTTCCACCCGATTTATGACTGA
- a CDS encoding TauD/TfdA family dioxygenase — protein MTDFPAIITGGGDLAAFLRTNKAAVDAALGEAGALLFRGFDVPDAQAFDTAIEGYGEPGFTYEDSLSNAVRTNVTPRVFTANEAPPTTEIFLHHEMAQTPLYPSKLFFYCEISAQEGGETPVCRSDWVLERLAREAPGFVERLEAHGVRYTNVMPESDDAGSGQGRSWRSTLSVSNRATAEARLGDLGYAWEWQEDDVLQATTPALPAIRVLPDGRRTFFNQLIAAFRGWADSRNDPNRSITFGDGSPITGEDMAPAIEIADELTADISWQAGDVALVDNFLVMHGRRPFKGERRVLASLVA, from the coding sequence ATGACTGACTTTCCGGCGATCATCACAGGCGGCGGCGATCTCGCCGCGTTTCTTCGCACCAATAAAGCGGCGGTCGATGCAGCGCTCGGCGAGGCGGGTGCGCTGCTGTTCCGCGGGTTCGACGTCCCCGACGCGCAGGCTTTCGACACGGCGATCGAGGGGTATGGCGAGCCGGGCTTCACCTATGAAGACTCGCTTTCGAACGCGGTCCGCACGAATGTCACGCCGCGCGTCTTCACCGCCAACGAAGCCCCGCCGACGACCGAGATCTTTCTCCACCACGAAATGGCCCAGACGCCGCTCTATCCATCGAAACTGTTCTTCTATTGCGAGATCTCAGCGCAGGAAGGTGGCGAAACGCCGGTGTGCCGATCGGACTGGGTGCTCGAACGGCTGGCGCGCGAGGCACCCGGCTTCGTCGAGCGGCTGGAGGCGCACGGCGTGCGCTACACCAATGTCATGCCCGAAAGCGACGATGCGGGATCCGGCCAAGGACGTTCGTGGCGCAGCACGCTCAGCGTCTCGAACCGCGCGACCGCGGAGGCTCGGCTCGGAGATCTTGGCTATGCGTGGGAGTGGCAGGAGGATGACGTCTTGCAGGCAACCACCCCCGCGCTACCGGCAATCCGGGTGCTTCCCGATGGCAGGCGGACCTTCTTCAACCAGCTGATCGCCGCGTTCAGGGGCTGGGCCGACAGCAGGAACGATCCCAATCGCTCGATCACCTTTGGCGACGGCTCTCCGATCACGGGCGAAGACATGGCACCGGCCATCGAGATTGCCGACGAACTGACCGCCGATATCAGCTGGCAGGCGGGCGATGTCGCCCTGGTCGACAATTTTCTCGTGATGCACGGCAGGAGGCCGTTCAAAGGCGAGCGCCGCGTGCTCGCCTCGCTCGTGGCTTAG
- a CDS encoding solute:sodium symporter family transporter, translating into MTGSNLLFTLASCAFFMALVGWISWVKTRGTAETQEGYFLAGRGLGATFIAGSLLLTNLSAEQLIGLNGSAYGYNMSSMGWEVTAAIATIAMALIFLPRYLAGAFTTLPQFLNDRFDPTVRRLSVVLFMLGYGFVTIPSVLYSGSLAVIALFDVPALTGLGDFEALVAMVIVIGVIGSIYAIFGGLRAVAVSDTLNGVGLLIIGVLVPVFGLLALGAGDLGEGLARLTSEHPEKLNAIGGADDPTPFGTLFTGMLFANLFYWCTNQYVIQRTLGAQSLAEGQKGVLLSGFFKILVPFLMMIPGVIAFHLYGPGLGSIDEAYPRLIRDVLPAYLSGFFLAVLLGAVFSSFNSLLNSAATLFSLDVYAPARGEKASDAELVRVAKIASLVIALFSFAVAPMLAFAPEGLWQVIRIFTGFYNIPTVVIVIVGLFTTRVPALGAKIVIVFHVVAYAMLRFVFDDVVTLHFLHQYAILFAIEVAIMLACGWFAPRDEAWSFTRREKVDMTPWIYARPLAVTLLSCVVATYLLFSPIGLASGSGLGSVFAALMAALILGNAIIWAVAARRTA; encoded by the coding sequence ATGACTGGCTCCAACCTCCTCTTCACGCTGGCAAGCTGCGCGTTTTTCATGGCGCTGGTCGGCTGGATCAGTTGGGTGAAGACGCGCGGAACGGCCGAGACGCAGGAAGGCTATTTCCTCGCCGGACGCGGGCTGGGGGCGACCTTCATCGCAGGTTCGCTGCTGCTCACCAATCTCTCTGCCGAGCAGCTCATCGGCCTCAACGGCTCGGCCTATGGCTACAACATGTCGAGCATGGGGTGGGAGGTGACGGCAGCGATCGCGACCATCGCGATGGCGCTGATTTTCCTTCCCAGATATCTTGCGGGCGCTTTCACCACGCTCCCGCAATTCCTCAACGACCGCTTCGACCCCACGGTCAGGCGCTTGTCAGTGGTGCTGTTCATGCTCGGCTATGGCTTCGTCACGATCCCGAGCGTGCTGTATTCGGGCAGTCTCGCGGTGATCGCCCTGTTCGATGTGCCCGCCCTAACGGGCCTTGGCGATTTCGAGGCACTGGTCGCGATGGTCATCGTGATCGGCGTGATCGGCTCGATCTACGCGATCTTCGGGGGGCTTCGCGCGGTGGCCGTGTCCGACACGCTGAACGGTGTCGGGCTGCTCATCATCGGTGTGCTTGTCCCCGTGTTCGGCCTGCTTGCGCTGGGAGCAGGAGATTTGGGGGAGGGGCTTGCCCGGCTCACGAGCGAGCATCCGGAAAAGCTGAACGCGATCGGCGGGGCCGACGATCCGACGCCGTTCGGAACGCTGTTTACCGGAATGCTGTTCGCGAACCTGTTTTACTGGTGCACCAACCAATATGTGATCCAGCGGACGCTCGGGGCGCAAAGCCTTGCCGAAGGGCAGAAGGGGGTGCTGCTTTCCGGCTTCTTCAAGATCCTGGTTCCCTTCCTGATGATGATCCCGGGTGTCATCGCGTTCCACCTTTACGGACCCGGCCTCGGTTCGATCGACGAGGCCTATCCGCGCCTCATCCGCGATGTGCTTCCAGCCTATCTTTCGGGCTTTTTCCTTGCTGTCCTGCTTGGCGCGGTGTTCTCCTCGTTCAATTCCCTGCTCAATTCGGCGGCCACGCTGTTCAGTCTCGATGTCTATGCCCCGGCACGCGGCGAGAAGGCGAGCGATGCCGAGCTTGTCCGCGTTGCCAAGATCGCGAGCCTCGTGATCGCGCTGTTCTCTTTCGCGGTCGCGCCGATGCTGGCCTTCGCACCCGAAGGACTGTGGCAGGTGATCCGCATCTTCACCGGCTTTTACAACATCCCGACCGTGGTGATCGTGATTGTGGGCCTGTTCACCACCCGTGTGCCCGCTCTCGGGGCGAAGATCGTGATCGTCTTCCATGTCGTCGCATATGCAATGCTCCGTTTCGTTTTCGACGATGTGGTGACGCTGCACTTCCTCCACCAATACGCGATCCTGTTCGCGATCGAGGTTGCCATCATGCTCGCCTGCGGCTGGTTTGCCCCGCGCGACGAGGCATGGAGTTTCACGCGCCGGGAGAAGGTCGACATGACCCCGTGGATCTATGCAAGGCCGCTGGCAGTGACGCTGCTGAGCTGCGTGGTTGCGACCTATCTGCTGTTCTCACCGATTGGACTGGCTTCCGGATCGGGCCTTGGATCTGTCTTTGCCGCGCTGATGGCTGCGTTGATCTTGGGCAACGCGATTATCTGGGCCGTGGCTGCGCGCAGAACCGCCTAA
- a CDS encoding NAD(P)H-binding protein — MAGTSGTIGRAVADALLADGHTVTCLNRREVGVAKDARLAVARFDDRASLGKAVATARPSAVISCIASRSGAPKDAHAVDYQANSNLLVAAERAGAEHFILLSAICVQKPRLAFQHAKLAFEAELVASSIDHTIVRPTAFFKSLSGQARRVAKGGRFMLFGDGELTRCKPISDRDCARFVADCVFDPARRGQVLPIGGPGPAISLKEQGELLFEAARRKPRFQSISPRMFTVIARILSVAAPFLDWFATKAEYARIAHYYATESMLVLDPESGEYNEEMTPEFGEDRLADHYKFLLEPDG, encoded by the coding sequence GTGGCGGGAACCAGCGGCACGATCGGTCGCGCGGTCGCCGACGCACTTCTGGCGGATGGGCACACGGTCACGTGTCTCAATCGACGTGAGGTCGGGGTCGCAAAAGATGCCCGGCTGGCCGTGGCCCGTTTCGACGACAGAGCGTCCCTTGGCAAAGCGGTCGCCACGGCTCGGCCGAGCGCTGTGATTTCCTGCATAGCCTCGCGCAGCGGCGCGCCGAAAGATGCGCATGCGGTCGACTACCAGGCCAATTCCAATCTGCTCGTCGCTGCCGAGCGGGCAGGCGCCGAGCATTTCATTCTCCTCTCTGCCATCTGCGTGCAGAAGCCTCGCCTCGCCTTCCAGCATGCCAAGCTCGCCTTCGAGGCTGAGTTGGTTGCGAGTTCGATCGACCACACGATCGTGCGCCCCACCGCGTTCTTCAAATCGCTGTCCGGTCAGGCCCGCCGCGTCGCGAAAGGCGGCAGGTTCATGCTGTTCGGCGACGGTGAACTCACCCGTTGCAAGCCGATCAGCGACCGCGACTGTGCGCGTTTCGTCGCAGATTGCGTCTTCGATCCGGCACGGCGTGGGCAAGTCCTACCCATAGGCGGGCCGGGACCTGCGATCTCACTGAAAGAGCAGGGCGAATTGCTGTTCGAGGCAGCACGCAGGAAACCGCGCTTCCAATCCATTTCGCCCCGCATGTTCACTGTGATTGCCCGCATCCTGTCGGTTGCTGCGCCCTTCTTGGATTGGTTCGCGACAAAGGCCGAGTATGCCCGTATTGCGCACTATTATGCGACCGAGAGCATGCTTGTGCTCGATCCCGAAAGCGGTGAGTACAACGAAGAGATGACCCCCGAATTCGGCGAAGACCGGTTGGCCGACCACTACAAATTCTTGCTGGAGCCCGACGGATGA
- a CDS encoding sodium/sugar symporter, with the protein MTLETIDIIIIAGYAIALLGIALFVSREPEGHEKNTEDYFLAGRALPWWAIGASLIASNISAEQIIGQSGQGFAVGMAIAAYEWQAAIVLIIVAKYFLPIFLKRKIYTMPQFLQQRYGDGVKNLMSVFWVALYTAVNLTTVLWLGGLAVDTLTGWGVMASMMALAGFAALYSLYGGLKAVALTDIIQVVILILGGFAITWFALEALPADGALGGLGYLMQEMPGHFEMILDEDHPAYSDLPGIWTLLGGLWVLHFSYWGFNQYIIQRALGAESLGEAQKGLAFAAFLKLLVPFIVVIPGIAAVILAQQGDLNATALAGASDRTYGELMGFAPAGLRGLVFAALIAAVVSSLASMMNSISTIFTMDLYRSARPNENEHHYVMVGRITAFTAMAIALVLARPFIGGFASAFQTVQEYTGYIAPGVVIVFLLGFFDKKANAAGAFTALIGSVVLNVVVNAVFPELPFVVRIWIVFLVGLVAAAVVSRVTTAPEEDRTVHLEDIAFGTSTLFNTLAAITVAILVGLYVILW; encoded by the coding sequence GTGACGCTCGAAACAATCGATATCATCATCATCGCGGGCTACGCGATTGCGCTTCTTGGTATTGCGCTGTTCGTCAGTCGCGAACCCGAAGGGCATGAAAAGAATACCGAGGATTACTTCCTCGCCGGCCGGGCATTGCCGTGGTGGGCGATCGGTGCCTCGCTTATTGCATCGAACATATCCGCCGAACAGATCATCGGCCAGTCGGGGCAGGGTTTCGCTGTCGGTATGGCGATTGCTGCCTATGAATGGCAGGCGGCCATCGTTCTCATCATCGTTGCCAAGTATTTCCTGCCGATCTTTCTCAAGCGCAAGATCTACACCATGCCGCAATTTCTGCAGCAGCGTTATGGCGATGGCGTCAAGAACCTGATGAGCGTGTTCTGGGTTGCGCTTTACACCGCCGTGAACCTCACGACTGTGCTGTGGCTTGGAGGCCTTGCGGTCGATACGCTGACCGGCTGGGGCGTGATGGCATCCATGATGGCACTCGCCGGATTTGCCGCGCTCTATTCTCTATATGGCGGCCTGAAGGCCGTTGCGCTGACCGATATTATCCAGGTTGTGATCCTGATCCTTGGCGGTTTTGCGATTACCTGGTTCGCATTGGAGGCGCTCCCTGCCGATGGGGCGCTGGGTGGTTTGGGCTATCTGATGCAGGAGATGCCAGGCCATTTCGAAATGATCCTTGATGAAGACCATCCGGCCTATTCTGACCTTCCGGGAATCTGGACGCTTCTTGGTGGCCTGTGGGTGCTTCATTTCAGCTACTGGGGCTTCAACCAATACATCATCCAGCGCGCGCTGGGGGCCGAGAGCCTGGGCGAGGCGCAAAAGGGCCTCGCCTTTGCCGCCTTCCTCAAGCTGCTTGTGCCGTTCATCGTCGTGATACCGGGTATTGCGGCGGTCATTCTGGCGCAGCAGGGTGATCTCAATGCGACTGCCCTGGCCGGTGCATCGGACCGAACCTATGGCGAACTGATGGGCTTCGCGCCCGCCGGGCTTCGCGGCCTTGTGTTCGCGGCACTGATCGCGGCAGTTGTCTCGTCGCTCGCTTCGATGATGAACTCCATCTCAACGATCTTCACCATGGACCTCTATCGCAGCGCGCGTCCCAACGAGAACGAGCACCACTATGTGATGGTCGGGCGGATCACGGCCTTCACCGCAATGGCGATTGCTCTCGTTCTTGCACGTCCCTTCATTGGCGGCTTTGCGAGCGCCTTCCAGACCGTGCAGGAATACACCGGCTACATCGCACCCGGTGTGGTCATCGTCTTCCTGCTTGGCTTTTTCGACAAGAAGGCCAACGCGGCAGGCGCCTTCACCGCGCTGATCGGGTCGGTCGTGCTCAATGTTGTCGTCAACGCGGTGTTCCCCGAGCTCCCCTTTGTGGTGCGGATCTGGATCGTCTTTCTTGTCGGGCTTGTGGCCGCGGCAGTCGTGTCGCGCGTTACGACCGCACCGGAAGAAGATCGCACCGTGCACCTCGAAGATATCGCCTTTGGCACGAGCACGCTGTTCAACACGCTGGCGGCAATCACGGTGGCGATCCTTGTCGGCCTCTATGTCATCCTGTGGTGA